In the genome of Oncorhynchus nerka isolate Pitt River linkage group LG27, Oner_Uvic_2.0, whole genome shotgun sequence, the window AGCCCACCTTCTCCAGGCCCTTCTCTGAAACATCTTTACACTCAGTAGAAAACTCAGCCTTGCGGCCCTGGAAATTCTCAAACTCAAACAGCACCACCTGGatcagagagagtaggagagacagagaggggaaagaggaggaaatATACTAATATTGAGAAAGTCAAGCTTACAGTATAAAGAGAGGAAATATATGGGGGACTAAGGAAGAGGGTTTATAGAGAAGTGGGAAATTAGAGAAGTGGGCGAAGGAGAGAAAAATAAATGAAGAGAAACATCacaagagagaaatagacagataatagatggggagagggaggatacaGTACCTTGTAAGTGGCTCCTGCTCCACCCTGGCTCTTCCCTGCAGCCAGTTGCTCAGGGGCGCTCTGCTGCTCCGACATCCTCCTGGTCCACTGGTTACTCCTCTCTCAGGAGCACaatcaggagagagacagagaaaagagaaacaCAGACACCATGATGACATTCATTTCACAATATGACCATCAGTCCTCTCAGTAGCAATGGATCCTTTTACTCCTTCGAATCAGCCAAGATTTGCGTCCACTTCAGAGAGCAGAAGAGCCCATTGGTGCAGACGTAACCTGAGCTGAGAATAAGGACCTGATGGGCTGTATTCTACACTTTTCTTTCTCCAGGAAAATCCCctggggccaggagtttttcctgaccgtaggctataactagggcccagagtcaTCCCCCTATGAACATGTTATTCTCATACTCTAATGTGCAACCTTTCAAATCAGTGATTCCACATTTCGCTGTCTATCATGTCCAACCCTGCAAGCCTCAGTCTGTAACATAACCAGTTCTGCACCCCCTTGACAATCAAACTTATCACTACAAACAACACACATTCCATAATACTCTATTCTGCAAACTCCTCACTTGCTCAATCATATATTTTACTGCAAACATTTAAGCATACCAAATTATATCTTTACCAACTCTAAAAATACTACACTATCATTCCTATCCCCCCACCCCATCCAACCTCTCCATCCGTCAACAATCATGACTGTGGGGTCTCCTTTACTTTTCATGTCAAATCAGTTTCAAAGTTCAATTAAAACCTTGTTAATCCTGCTGTGCAGAACCAAGCTGGTTTTACCTGGATATGCCTGCTGTGTAttgatagcctctctctctctgtgccacttGGTGTTTGGGGTTGAGCCGTTGGAGGGCAGTGGCAGGGGGGGTATTTATGGTTTATTTCTGGCCACAACAGCAGAAAAGGGGGAGCTGTTGATACAGCAAGTCTGTCGCTGACATTGTGTCCATAACGCTACCTCTCAATATGCAGCTGTGTTGGCACACGCTACCCTGCCCGTCCGCCTGGCTGCCAGTGAGTGGTATGTGCGGGGTATATGGAGAGGGAGCCAAGAGGATTCAGCAAACATCCCCACTCAGCACAAACTGGTAGACAcgctcacgctcacacacacacactaaacatcaCCTAACCTCCTCACACCACTCTGACCAATAACATCACTAACACACAATAAGGAGCCAAACCATTCATAAAAACAAACAGAACATTGACCACATTTTACTATATCCTGTTGACATCATTTACCTTCATTGACCAAACCCTGACCCTCAATCTCTCTTAAACCTCCCTACAtcaaacactctctctcccttaaaCCTCCCTACATAACTCTACCTCTCTTAAACCTCCATACACAACTCTACCTCTCTTAAACCTCCATACACAACTCTACCTCTCTTAAACCTCCCTACACAACTCTCTCTCTTAAACCTCCCTACACAACTCTTAAACCTCCCTACACAACTCTACCGCTCTTAAACCTCCCTACACAACTCTTAAATCTCCCTACACAACTCTACCTCTCTTAAACCTCCCTACACAACTCTACCTCTCTTAAACCTCCCTACAtcaaacactctctctcccttaaaCCTCCCTACACAACTCTACCTCTCTTAAACCTCCCTACACAACTCTACCTCTCTTAAACCTCCCTACACAACTCTCTCTCTTAAACCTCCCTACACAACTACCTCTCTTAAACCTCCCTACACAACTCTTAAACCTCCCTACACAACTACCTCTCTTAAACCTCCCTACACAACTCTACCTCTCTTAAACCTCCCTACACAACTCTACCTCTCTTAAACCTCCCTACACAACTCTCTCTCTTAAACCTCCATACACAACTACCGCTCTTAAACCTCCCTACACAACTCTACCTCTCTTAAACCTCCATACACAACTCTACCTCTCTTAAACCTCCCTACACAACTCTCTCTCTTAAACCTCCCTACACAACTACCTCTCTTAAACCTCCCTACACAACTCTACCTCTCTTAAACCTCCCTACACAACTCTACCTCTCTTAAACCTCCCTACACAAATCTACCTCTCTTAAACCTCCCTACACTAAAACATTACCGCTCGAATACCACCCTACACCAAATACTACCTTGCCTATACATACTTCTCTAGTACAAACACTAGACCGATCTGTTACACAAAAGACACCAGTTTAATATCATAACACCGCAGACTGGGGGGTCTGAACTGAAATGAGTGTAATGCAGAAGTAATATTTAGCCCAATAATGACAAAATCAGAAGCTTAACGCAGTACATTTTATTGAGAATTTACACTTTTGAACAACGGCTTTACAACAGTGCAATATACATTTTACTTTCAAATAAAACGAGAAAGAGAAAAAATAATGACAAAGTCAAACGCCATGGACAGACACCAAAGGGACAACTCTAAAAATTCCCTCAAAACATTCACTTGCATTAGCGTTCCAACGTCTGCCTATGAAAATGTGGAATGCGGTCAGTGCTGTAGTGGAAGTAGTGGGACAGTGGAGCACGGCTAACATGGTCAGGGGAATGGCTTAAGTCAGCTCAAACAAGCCCTAAAACAACTGGTGCAAATAGTCCAAGTCACGTGCAGAAGAAAAGGGTAAATTACCACCCTCATCTCAAAACAATATACTTCACTTGCATTGCCCACTGGGGTAGTGGAAGCCGTACTCCTACCATTCCACTATACATCCACACCACTGCACCGACCATGTGCACAATGGGACCATTACAGTTGTGGATGAAGCCATGATATCCAGACTGTGATTGTACCACTGCTACTTGGTGTGGCCATTCAGTTAAGTGTCTGAGTAAAGCATGATGAAAAGGACCAGAGACTGTGCATGCACATGCTTTTCCAAACAATGATGGGACAATGCACGTGAGGTCGCTAAATGGGAGATGTGTTGCAGACatgctagtaaaacagaaaccaggaagTGCACATTGAATGTATGGCTCATTGGTAACATGTACATTTTCCTTGCAATCCTTACTCACTCATCCATCAGTATTACACACACAATCATTTGATCTTTCACTGAAGAGGTAAGTGGAGGTGAAGGGAGGAAGAACAGGCTGATTAGTGTTcaagcgtgcgtgtgtgtgcgtgtaattGAGATGGAGGTAGATTTCCATTGTGATTAACCCTTCCCCTCCCCTTTTCCACCAGTAGAAACAGATTCAGACATGATTGAAAAAACAGCGAACACAAAGCATTCCTCTTTAGCCATAAGTTTAAAGGGACTGCATGATGTCAACACAACAGATTCTCAGTTAGTTCATGACATCAGTCACTGAGTGGCTCAGAGGAATGGGGTTGGGGGCCTCTGCTATAGTGATGCTTTAAATGCTCTCCATACAAACCCAGCACTCTGACATGTTATGATTCAGCTTTCAAATTAGCAACAATACAAATATAACATTTCATGATTACAGATACCATATTTATTAGTAACACATAATACACCCTGGCTGCCCATTAGTTCAGCAGTGTTTTGTTCTCTATGATCCATGACAAAAAATAAAATCAGAAATATTTTCCAACGCTCCTCCACTGACAGATACAGTTAACGCATAGACTAACCTGAAAATTATATTTAAAAAGagaaaacaaaataaaaatatgtcTTGTGGAGGTGCTATACTGTCCTCCAGCTTATTGAAGCACTTCCAGGTTAAGAGGCATGTGGTCCCACAAGTTAACCATTAATGAAATACAACAACCTGACAGGAGAGAATGGGATCCCCCCCCTTCCGTAGTCTCCCCTGTCATGTGAGAGGGTAAAGTGGCTTTATGCAAAGACCCCCCTGACACAGGAGGTGCTAGCAGTGAACTGGACGCTCTGAGCAGAGCAGCCCCTTGCTCGTTTCATCCATAAGACAGAGGTTGTCTGTAAGAAGGCACCATATGCACATGGATTTGAGCCGGGCAGGAAGATAACAGAGAAAATAAACAAACAGATGACCAATTACAATGTCAGCAGCAGAATTCCCATTTTCTCAGGGTCCAAGGTTAAGGCTACTGTCCGATTCTCCACCAGATTCTTCAGTTAAGGCAACCTACAGAGGGACGATACAAACCATCAGCATTTTAGGGTTACGTATTAGCAAAACAGACACTAGAATATTGTCTAATTATGAACATGTGGTAAAATGGCAGGTTTATGGCATCCAACACCCTATGATAAAGAATGACTCATAAATGAGGAACATTTGTGAGTAGAGAGCTCACTTGATCATTCACACTTAGCTGTCATTTTCATACTGACTCAAGCGCTTCTTGGACTTCAGCTCTCTCAGCCACTGTGGTGAGGCCTCTTCactaagagagacagacattgcAACTGGTAAATATTTCTGTTCCAACTATCAACAATCCCTGTTTTGGGTTATTAGATCCAGGCTGAACAGAGGGAAGAAGACAGGGTCACTATCTTACCCATTTTCTTTCCCTCCGGAGGGGGGCAGCACACGGGACGCCCGGGGAAGGAAGGGGGATTTAGGAGAACGGGATAACTgggagggagaagtggagggtccCCCTGTCTGATTGTCAGAGTCACTTCTCTTCTTGAGCTGGGCCTGCCAAACAGAGGGAGAAACCAGCAGGAAAACAGATCAAAAGCATTTCTCAGAACAGTATGAGTGACAACATTACACTCCTGGTcaactctgtctgtttctcttggGGAGCCTCACCATGAGGGCAGACGGGTCCATCCCAGGGAAGAGGGCGACTCTCTGGGGCTGGGAGGAGGCAGCAGCAGAGTGGGGGTCTGCTCCTCTCGCCTGCTCCTCAGAGTCTGAGTCCTTCTTGGAAGACTCCACTTTGTCCTCTGTAGAGGACAACACACCTCTGAGTACATCATTTCACAATCAAAACAAATAGGTTATTCAGAAGTCTAACAGATCTTTGACCATCTAAGTCACATCTCCAGTCTCACTGGTGGAATCATGTCCGCTCAATCCATAGTAGAAGGTATGCAGCAGAACAAGGTAGTGGATGGAGATATGGTCGAGGGGGTCTACATGAGAGCAGAGTCCAAGGCTGACCTGTGGAGTCTCGAGAGCGCCAGTCCTCAGTAGGCGTGGCCTGTCCCTCTGGGTGTACAGACAGAGCAGCAGTCTGACGAGAGACCCTGGAGGGGCGTGAACGTGGCCCCCGCATCTTACTCAACTGCACCCTGGAGCGCAGAGCACTGGAGTCCAGTAGGCTGGTGGAGGCCTGGAGAGAAACACAAAGCAAATCTGTGGAAACAAAGAAACTCTGACTTCTACGTCTTTTTAAAAAGGTGAAGTCAGTCTTACCTCAGGGAAGGGGAGTGGTTGTATCTCGGGCTGGGCAGAGAAGCCGTCTGGAGTGTCGAGGTCACTGGGCGGGGTGTGGACATGTTCCCCTGGCGTGTAAAGTGGAGTGGGTTTCCTAGGGGACTGACTGGGTTGGCTGTCTGAGGTGGGCGTGGCAGGAGTCAGGCTACAGGAAGGACAGACAGGAACAAACAGAAGAGTACTTTAGGCTACCTTCCTaaaactacactacagtctgtTAAATGCATGCATTGGCAATGAGAGAACAACGTGTCAGGTACTGTGTCTACTAGCACTGTGATGGAGTAATATTCTCCTGTCTGGGTTTACTGTAGGAGCATCACATTTCATAGAGGAGCATGTGCATGACGACAAAGGATGACAGGCAGACTCACGGTCCACTTTATTTCACAATGAGGGACGCAAATAGTGGCGAGTCCACTACTGTACACAATCATACTAGCTACAAATCATCCCTGAGGTGATTCATTTCAATTACATTCAAATGACCCACTATCTGTTGACAGTCCCTTATATCGTATCTTTATCTGAAACTACTACAGCATCCAGTCATTTCTACTAAACATTATCCAGATTTGTGTTGCTGTGATACCATCTCCTAGCCACAGGAGGTCAGTGATAGACCAGCCTGCTGAGAGAGGCCATTTTGAGTGCTGGCGTAAATCAGGTTTCAGTGAGCTGCTGCTCCTTGACCACAATGTGTCAGGAGTGCTGAGATTCTACTGTATCTGTACAGGAAGTACCTATAGATACCATAGTATGTTGATTTATTTCAACATCAGTAACTGTCTCTGCCTTGGAGGAGACGCTTGTGGGTGTTGTATGTTGTAAGGAAAAAGGTTGAGATGATTATTAGCCATAATGGTGGGACAGCAGAGAATCCACTGCCTGCGGATAATTCTCCACTCTGCCACATCAAGCTGACCCAATGCGGCTCTGTGACTTTGTCTTAAGGTCAATGCTGCTCCAGGAGAAGAGACGATAGAGCACACCTCTCCCTTTAGCTGCATCCATTCAATACTACTTATCAATCCAGGGGGTGTTAAATTGCAGATCAAATGGTTGAGGATTGTATATTTAGAGGGAGAAGTGACTGGGAGGCATTCGGTACGCGGGATGTCGAGATGTCTTGATATCAGGGTAAAGCCTCATGGGAAATTAGTAATCATAGAGGAATGAGGATCAGCAtatttagtaaccaaaaacacGAGCACATCCTGTTTCATAGGTCCAGCCCACAGGAGCCACACCTGtgatgggttgtgtgtgtgtgtgtatatattcacCTATCATCAGTGTGCAGTCCTGTCTCCCaggtcccgtactgactgtccggCTCATGGACCAGTGTGTCCAtgtccctcccctcctcaccgtCCACATTCTGCTTCAACTGCtcctgagagagagcgagatggacaGGTCAGATCCCTTCCcctttttgttatgttacagccttattctaaagggGAGACGAAGAAAaatccctcattaatctacacaaaatacctcataatgaaaataagttcagaaatgtttgcaaattatattttaaaaagtaatttctatttgcataagtattcagaccctttgctatcggACTCAAAAtagagctcaagtgcatcctgtttccattgatcatccttgagatgtttctgcaacttgattggagtccacctgtggtaaattcaattgaaaaATTTGAAaggtttggaaaggcacacacctgtctataaaaggtcccatagttcagtgcatgtcagaacaaaaaccaagccatgaggtcaaaggaattgtccgtagagcttcgagacaggattgtgttgaggcacagatctggggaagggtaccaaaaacaatctgcagcattgaaggtacacaagaacacagtgacctccatcattcttaaatggaagaagtttggaactcccaagactcttcctggagctggccctccggccaaactgagcaatcgggagagaaaggtcttggtcagggaggtgaccaagaacctgaaagtcactctgaaagagcaccagagttcctctgtggagttgggagaaccttccagaaggacaaccatctctacagcactccactaatcaggcctttatggtagagtggcacatgacagcccgcttggagtttgccaaaaggcacctaaaggactcacagaccatgagaaacaagattctctggtctgatgaaatcaagattgaactctttggcctgaatgccaagcatcatttCTGGAGggaaggtgaagcatggtggcggcagcattatgctgtggggatgtttttcagcggcagggactgagagactagtcagaattgagggaaagatgaacggagcaaagtacagagagatccttgatgaaaatctgctccagagtgctcaggacctcagactggggtgaaggttcaccttccaacaggacaacgaccctaagcaaacagccaagacaacacaggagtggctccGAGACAAGTcgctaaatgtccttgagtggcccagccagagcccggacttgaacccgatcgaacatctctggagagacctgaaaatagctgtgcagtgacgctccccgtccaacctgacagagcttgagaggatctgcagagaagaatgggacacactccacaaatacaggtgtaccaagcttgtaacgtcatacacaagaagacttgaggctgtagttgCTGCCaacaggtgcttcaacaaagtactgaatacttacgcaaacagtttttgcttggtcattatggggtagtgcgtgtagattgatgagggaaaaaaactttAGAATAAgattgtaacataacaaaatgtggaataagtgaaggggtctggattctttccgaatgcactgtattcgaATGCACTGTAACACATTCTAATATGACAGAACTGGATTCATCTCCACCAGCCTGAATCAAACTATCAAAGCATCTTATTGGCTGTCGGTTCAATCCAACACCACGCCTGTGGAGAGAAACCCCGCCCAGCCTACAGTAACAAAGTTGGCcagttgagagagaaagagagtgacgcTGGTCCTGATAGCCCTGTATTGTGTGGCTATGGCCAGGCCAGCAGTGGGTGAGAAGGATAATGAGAGGTAATGGGATGAACTCACAGGGCCAGAAACTGGTGAGACACTGTTTGCCATCTACTGAACCATGGCTCTTTTAATGAGGCTTCTACAGGGGGCACACTGTCCTAAAACCACACACTCACTGCTCCTGTGCATGCATTCAAGCCTGTGTAAGTTcgcacacatactgtatagaaATAGAGAAATACTGCTGAACTTCCATGATCTCTACTGACTTCCTTGACAGTGCTATACAGATGCACCACAACACCATGTCTAAAGAGAATGATTGAGGGAATTGTAAtgggtgtttggtgtgtgtgtgtgtgtgtgtgtgtgtgtgtgtgtgagtgagtgagagagcagggccagagggagaaggagggaaagggagaacaACAGTACAGGATGTCATTCATCATCAATGCCTTTCCTGACAGGAAGAAAGAAGGCCAAGGAGAGCAGTAAGAAACTCCCTCCATCTGAGAAAGCACTTGCACCAAAAGTACATCAGCTCCTCTCCAGGCTTTACAGCCCTAGAAAAGTATATTTACAGCACAGTAACCTAGGCTTGTTTTCAAATCCACACTGATCTTTCTGCCAAATCTGGCTTCAGCAGTTAAACAAGCATTGGTTTGAACATGCTGTTGGTCACATGACTAATGCCTCAGGCTAACAGGTGGGCTGGGCTCCGGGTCAATTAAACAGGAATGCTAATCGATCTACATGCATAGGCCTTTCAAACAGATTAGGTTGGGTCAGTGTTATGGTACAGCTACGTTTCTCgatgtgaggggtttagtgagAAGCATAGGAGTAACAATAACAACACAGTGAGGAGAAAGTGAGGGGTTTACTGAGAAGCATAGGAGTAGTAATAACAACACAGTGAGGATAAAGTGGGGGGTTTAGTGAGAAGCATAGGAGTAGTAATAACAACACAGTGAGGAGAAAGTGAGGGGTTTAGTGAGAAGCATAGGAGTAACAATAACAACACAGTGAGGAGAAAGTGAGGGGTTTACTGAGAAGCATAGGAGTAGTAATAACAACACAGTGAGGAGAAAGTGAGGGGTTTACTGAGAAGCATAGGAGTAGTAATAACAACACAGTGAAGAGACCAACAAGGTGCAGTAAGAGATGAACAATAAAGTGTTCTAAACCCCTCATTTCTGGCAGGAATGATTCCTGATAGGTCAAAAGACAGTCAGAGAAATAGACCTCTCACACCCACTTAATCCCTCTATATCATGAATTTCAGCCTAAGATTTAGTACAACTAATTCACAGGACTACGCAAGTAGGATTCAATAAGCAAACCTCCTGTAATCTAAATTCCTTGAACTTGTAGCATATCCACCGTGTACGTGGTTGAACTTTAGCACACCCAAACACACCCTCGTTTGGTGTTTTCCGCTCCGGAGGCTACCCGGTTACCTGCCAACCAAACAACAGCAGCAAGACAGAGAGGGTTAAGAAAAAACATAGTCCGACTTGTAGTGCTGCTTAAAGCCCTGTAGTATTGACCATGTGAGGGCGTCGGCTCTGCTATCAACAACGCACTCTGGACACGGGGAAAGAGCAGGCCTGCATGGCACCTTATTGTGAATCAGAGCAGTAGTGAAGTAGATGTTTCCTTAATAACATTAGCCTTGGCCAGCCTCCTCTGCTAAGATACCCCCCTCTGTGGACAGGAAGGGGGTGTCAATGGAAATGACAGAACAATGAGCGGATGaatagaaggagggaggagagaaagggtgaTTGAGAATCTAACACATGTTTGAGGAAGTAGA includes:
- the LOC115111496 gene encoding uncharacterized protein KIAA1671-like isoform X3; translation: MEYLGDKLSVAQSQVSGWMGSARRSLQGALSLVSSAVERRGTGAEDSPGDFKRANSLRSLASRSRDSFRRFSLRSQQRLSLRRHPGTSTPNTPTAEQLKQNVDGEEGRDMDTLVHEPDSQYGTWETGLHTDDSLTPATPTSDSQPSQSPRKPTPLYTPGEHVHTPPSDLDTPDGFSAQPEIQPLPFPEASTSLLDSSALRSRVQLSKMRGPRSRPSRVSRQTAALSVHPEGQATPTEDWRSRDSTEDKVESSKKDSDSEEQARGADPHSAAASSQPQRVALFPGMDPSALMAQLKKRSDSDNQTGGPSTSPSQLSRSPKSPFLPRASRVLPPSGGKENGEEASPQWLRELKSKKRLSQYENDS